Part of the Halorhabdus utahensis DSM 12940 genome, CGACCCGTGCCGGTGACCTCGAAGCCCCGCTCGTGGGCTCGGAGGGCACCTACCGCTGGCGTGGCTTCGACGTCGCCTACACCGAAGCGGGCGATCCGAGCGACCCTGATCTGCTCCTTGTGCATGGCATATCGGCGGCCTCTTCGAGCCGAGAGTTCGCCGAAGTGTTCGAGGACCTCTCCCGGGAGTACCACGTCATCGCCCCTGACCTCCCCGGCTTTGGCCGATCGGACCGCCCGCCGTTGCTGTACTCGGGGTCGCTGTATGAGACATTTCTCCGGGATGCCATTCGGGATCTCGCCGATGAGCCCACGGTCGTCGCGTCGTCGCTATCGGGTGCCTACGCCGCCTGTGGCGCGTCCGACGCGGCCGTCGAGTCGCTCGTGTTGATCGCGCCGACGGACACGACGATGAGCGAGACGCCCCGGTCATGGCTCCGGTCGGTGTTTCGCGCGCCGCTCGTGGGTTCGGGGCTGTTCAACCTGCTGGTCAGCAAGCCGGGGATCAAGCATTTCCACCGGGACCACGGCTACGCGGACATGGACAATCTGACCGACGAGACCCTCGAATATCAATGGAAGTCGGCCCACCAGCCCGGCGCACGCTACGCCCCGGCGTCGTTCGTCAGTGGGTATCTCGATCCCGAGACGGAGCTTGAAGATATGCTTGCCGACGTCGACGCCCCGGTCACGCTCGTCTGGGGGCGCGACGCCGAGATCACGCCGGTGTCGGCGGGTCGTGCACTGGCGAAAAAGACCGACTCCCGACTGGTCGTCTTCGACGACGCGAAACTCCTTCCGCACGTCGAGCATCCGGCAGCGTTCGTCGGGGTCGTTGCCGACGACATCGACGAAGCGCCCTCAACGGCTGTTTCGACCGCTTGAGCGCGTTCCCATCCGCTTTACAGCGGCAATCGGCTACATCCCCATGTCTTCGGCCGATTCGGGGATCGGCAACTGTGCCGGATCGACGCCGAGTAGCTCCGCGGCGTGATCGAGTGCCATGTCGAACCCGTAGTAGCGTTCGAGTTCGTCGCCGTCAGCGGTCGGTCGAACTTTCAACATGGCGTAGCCCTCCCGGTTTTGTGCGATCGCTGCTGTCTGTCCGTTGACCTCGAAGACGAGCACGCGTTCGGCGTCCGTCTCCTCGTAGGTGGCGGTGATGCCGTCCGCCGTCCGCTCCGTCGCTGTCATACGCCCCGTTCGGACGCCAGCGTGTCGAAGGTGTCGGTCCGGTCTTCGCCCCATTGTGGCGTCGGTCCGGCCGCCGCACCCGTTTCACGACGGTCCGGCCGCCGCACCCGTTTCACGTCGGTCCGGCCGCCACACCCTTTTGGCGTCGAACCCGCCGGTCCATCTCGAAAGATATAGGAAGGCGTGACGGCGACCACTTTGCGTGTTACTGTCGACGCGTCGTGGCAAAACGCGGAGGTATCGGCCGTGAAGCAGGGGACGACTGCGTGGGGGCAGCGGATCGCGTACTCACGAAGTGACCGTCTCACCCGGTCGTGGCCGCTGGGGGCCAACGACCGGCGACACCAGCGGGGGGCCTGACGATGGACTTCACGCGCTCCAGCCTCAAGCTGTTCGCGAGCAACGTCGGCCGGACTACGATCCGGTTTCTCGGGATCGCGGTGTTCGCCCGGGCGCTCGGGGCCTCGGAGATGGGGATGTTCTTCCTGTTTCAGGCACTGCTGGGTATGATCGCGATTCCGGCTGACTTTGGCTTCCGGGGAGCCATCGAGAAGCGGATCAGCGAGGGACGCGAGCAGAGTACGTATCTCACGAGCGCGCTGGCGGTCAAACTCGTCCCGATGGCGCTGGTGGTGGGGCTCATTCTCCTCTTTCAGGACGCCATCAACGGCTACATCGGGGCCGAGTTCGCGGTCTTTCTCGCCGTCGCGATCGTGATTCAGGACGTCTCGCGGCTGTCGACCATCGTCCTCCGGGGCGAACTTCGGGTCGGCGAGACGGCGATCCTCCGGGTGACCCGGTGGGTCGTCTGGTTTGCCGTCAGCGGACTGTTGGTCTCCCAGGGCATGGGGGTCGAGGCGCTGATCTACGGCCTGCTCGCCGGGTTGAGCGTGATGCTCATCTGGGGCTGGTACCGGGTGTCGATTCCACTCGGGCGCGTCTCGCTCGATCACGCCAGGTCGCTGTTCGAGTACGGCCGCTGGGGCGTCATCTCGCGGGTCGGCTGGTACTTCTACTCCTGGATGGACGTCGCGATCATCGGCTTGCTCATGACCCAGGCCGACGTCGGGGCCTACGAGATCGCCTGGCGGGTGACGCTCGTCGTGATGCTGTTGAGCCGATCGATCGCGACGACGCTGTTCCCCCAGGCCAGCCGCTGGGACGCCGAGGAGGCCTACGAGCGCATCGAGGACATGATCCGGAAGACGATCACGCCCTCGATGGCGCTGGTGATCCCCTCGTTCTTCATCACGCTGGTCTACGCGAAGGAGATCCTGGGGCTGGTCTTCGGGCCGGAGTATACCGTCGCATGGGTCGTGTTGATCATTCTGATGGGCGAGAAACTCCTCCAGTCGGTGCATACGATCCTCGGCCGGTCGCTCCAGGCGCTCGACCGCCCGGATCTGGCGGCGTACGCGACGGTCGCCTCCATCACCGTCAATCTCGTCCTGAACGTCGTGCTCATCCTCGAGTTCGGCATCGCCGGCGCGGCGGTCGCAACGGCTTCGTCGTTCGTCCTCAACACCGTCCTGCACGCCTACTTCCTCTCGCGGTTCGTGACGATCGAGTTCCCGTGGGTCGAGATCGCGTGGTTGACCGGTGCGGCCGCCGTGATGGCCGGGGCCATTCACGCCATCGGTGTGGTCGTCCCGATCGACACGCTCCCGCGTTTGCTCGGCATTCTCGTGGTGGGCGTCGTCGTCTACGGACTCCTCACCCTGGCAAACCCCTCGATGCGCCGGAAGTTCGTCGGCGAGATGCAGTCGCTGGCTCGTGGCGTCGCCGAGTGAGGCGGCGTCCGAACGGAGGCGTCCTGATGGCTATGCTCGCACCGCTTCACAGCGGCCCGACCGTGGAACGTCAGGGCTAACCTACCGCGGGAGCAACCGAACGCATGGACGCGACCGAGGAACTTCAGGTTGCCATCCGAGCGGCCCGCGAGGCCGGATCGATCGCCGCCGAACACGCTGGCCGTGACTTCCGGACGGCCGAGGACACCGAATCCAAGCGCAGCGGGAACGATCTGGTCACTGCCGTCGACCGGGAGTGCGAACAGCGGGTCACGGACGTGATCGGGGCGGCCTTCCCCGCGGACAGCGTCGTCGGGGAGGAGAACCCGACGGCACTCACCGGCGAAGGTCGGGAGTGGATCGTCGATCCGATCGACGGGACATCGAACTTCGCGACCGGGTATCCCTATTACTGCGTCTCGGTCGGCCT contains:
- a CDS encoding flippase, which gives rise to MDFTRSSLKLFASNVGRTTIRFLGIAVFARALGASEMGMFFLFQALLGMIAIPADFGFRGAIEKRISEGREQSTYLTSALAVKLVPMALVVGLILLFQDAINGYIGAEFAVFLAVAIVIQDVSRLSTIVLRGELRVGETAILRVTRWVVWFAVSGLLVSQGMGVEALIYGLLAGLSVMLIWGWYRVSIPLGRVSLDHARSLFEYGRWGVISRVGWYFYSWMDVAIIGLLMTQADVGAYEIAWRVTLVVMLLSRSIATTLFPQASRWDAEEAYERIEDMIRKTITPSMALVIPSFFITLVYAKEILGLVFGPEYTVAWVVLIILMGEKLLQSVHTILGRSLQALDRPDLAAYATVASITVNLVLNVVLILEFGIAGAAVATASSFVLNTVLHAYFLSRFVTIEFPWVEIAWLTGAAAVMAGAIHAIGVVVPIDTLPRLLGILVVGVVVYGLLTLANPSMRRKFVGEMQSLARGVAE
- a CDS encoding alpha/beta fold hydrolase, which codes for MKLRNLLTTAVGTAGVIAGVNRILTTRAGDLEAPLVGSEGTYRWRGFDVAYTEAGDPSDPDLLLVHGISAASSSREFAEVFEDLSREYHVIAPDLPGFGRSDRPPLLYSGSLYETFLRDAIRDLADEPTVVASSLSGAYAACGASDAAVESLVLIAPTDTTMSETPRSWLRSVFRAPLVGSGLFNLLVSKPGIKHFHRDHGYADMDNLTDETLEYQWKSAHQPGARYAPASFVSGYLDPETELEDMLADVDAPVTLVWGRDAEITPVSAGRALAKKTDSRLVVFDDAKLLPHVEHPAAFVGVVADDIDEAPSTAVSTA
- a CDS encoding DUF7111 family protein gives rise to the protein MTATERTADGITATYEETDAERVLVFEVNGQTAAIAQNREGYAMLKVRPTADGDELERYYGFDMALDHAAELLGVDPAQLPIPESAEDMGM